A single window of Anaerocolumna chitinilytica DNA harbors:
- a CDS encoding phage tail terminator family protein: MVRQADIVTAINTLLIKAYPAFAVYLQPCPKDFLRPSFLIELIKSSQVDLCRTSIEKTVNYKITCYTGIDQYNRSDPEELAIIQQQVLEIFGQGYVTVGERALKVKECTGTMETDKSFIELQLEYVDNRTDEVEQIPMAASVTTKIQEV, encoded by the coding sequence ATGGTCAGACAAGCAGATATTGTAACTGCTATAAATACTCTCTTAATAAAGGCATATCCGGCTTTTGCCGTTTACCTTCAGCCCTGCCCGAAAGATTTCCTGAGGCCGTCCTTCTTAATAGAACTAATAAAAAGCAGTCAGGTTGATTTATGTCGGACGAGTATTGAAAAGACGGTAAATTATAAAATTACATGTTATACAGGGATAGACCAATATAATCGTTCAGATCCCGAAGAACTTGCTATCATACAGCAGCAGGTTCTGGAGATTTTTGGTCAGGGTTATGTTACTGTCGGTGAAAGAGCATTAAAAGTGAAGGAATGCACAGGCACAATGGAGACGGATAAGTCCTTCATTGAACTGCAATTAGAATATGTTGATAACAGAACCGATGAGGTGGAACAGATACCTATGGCAGCATCGGTTACCACAAAAATACAGGAGGTATAA
- a CDS encoding head-tail adaptor protein, whose translation MNPGELKEKISILSLNQTATAYSWELTSDSWGKVEQLRSCNRFKKSGSDVKLLRFTLRKRDDLTLHKAFLWRGMHCHLLDIQEEGWSYYKVYAALREPLSCSVEQRGEPKLNMLNRPVYDNGTKITFPGYLMEESLEITQAIPMSYRESKYRLITPKSIILQPGDLVTVNDITYRMILPHTLHEYKNEYEIMVKEEL comes from the coding sequence ATGAATCCAGGTGAGCTAAAGGAAAAAATTTCTATCCTGTCACTTAATCAGACAGCCACGGCCTACTCATGGGAATTAACCTCTGATAGCTGGGGAAAGGTTGAGCAGTTAAGAAGTTGTAACAGATTTAAAAAATCAGGGTCGGACGTAAAGTTACTAAGGTTTACTTTACGAAAGAGAGATGATTTAACCCTGCATAAAGCTTTTTTATGGAGGGGAATGCACTGCCATCTATTAGATATCCAGGAAGAGGGATGGAGTTATTATAAGGTATATGCTGCACTGAGAGAGCCTTTATCTTGCAGTGTGGAACAAAGGGGAGAACCAAAGCTAAATATGCTTAACAGACCGGTTTATGATAACGGTACAAAGATAACTTTTCCTGGATACCTTATGGAAGAATCTCTTGAAATTACGCAGGCTATTCCAATGAGTTACAGGGAATCAAAATATAGATTGATTACACCCAAATCTATCATATTACAGCCGGGGGACTTAGTAACTGTAAATGATATTACTTATAGAATGATTCTTCCTCATACCTTGCATGAATACAAAAATGAGTATGAAATCATGGTAAAGGAGGAGCTCTAA
- a CDS encoding head-tail connector protein — protein sequence MEKEELKLYLRVDGSEEDSLITALQMSAEEYLTKEGINKDYTKELYKLAIKLLVVQWYEYRAVVLFENNCMHQLPYNLDAIITQLKKV from the coding sequence ATGGAGAAAGAAGAACTGAAACTGTATTTGAGGGTAGATGGTTCTGAGGAGGACAGTTTAATCACAGCATTACAAATGTCAGCGGAAGAATACCTTACAAAGGAAGGTATTAACAAGGACTATACCAAAGAGTTATATAAACTTGCTATCAAGCTTTTAGTTGTTCAATGGTACGAATATAGGGCAGTAGTGCTATTTGAAAATAATTGTATGCATCAGCTTCCATATAACTTAGATGCAATCATTACACAACTAAAGAAAGTGTAA
- a CDS encoding sigma-70 family RNA polymerase sigma factor, with amino-acid sequence MTERELGQYKAIRSEIADLKRRIEETKRLDKTFQIAGTDPAEAAQRQEKVLDLLRQRETQKDELVEMQREMEDYINKIPDSLTRVIFRMYFFDGLNQLEIGRKTGYDQGTVSRKIKSYFKLHSMHTVTC; translated from the coding sequence TTGACAGAGAGGGAATTAGGCCAGTATAAGGCTATTAGGAGTGAGATTGCAGACTTAAAGCGCCGTATTGAGGAAACAAAGAGGTTAGATAAGACTTTTCAGATTGCAGGCACAGATCCTGCAGAGGCAGCACAGAGACAGGAGAAGGTGTTAGACCTGTTACGGCAACGTGAAACACAAAAGGACGAACTAGTTGAAATGCAAAGAGAAATGGAAGATTACATCAATAAGATACCGGATAGTTTGACGCGGGTAATATTTAGAATGTATTTCTTTGACGGGTTAAATCAACTGGAGATTGGACGAAAGACAGGCTATGACCAAGGTACTGTTTCACGTAAGATCAAAAGTTATTTCAAGTTGCATAGCATGCATACCGTAACCTGTTAA
- a CDS encoding helix-turn-helix domain-containing protein, which yields MNTIGENIKRFRIQAKFTQEELATRLGKSKNVISNWERGDNKPDADTIEEICLIFNISPNQIYSWEDAAEKPLTIAAHFEGDKFTEDELEEIKQFAEFVKNRRK from the coding sequence ATGAATACAATTGGAGAAAATATTAAAAGGTTTCGAATCCAAGCTAAGTTTACACAAGAAGAACTTGCGACCCGTTTAGGTAAATCCAAGAATGTGATTTCCAACTGGGAACGTGGAGATAATAAACCGGACGCGGATACGATTGAAGAGATTTGCCTCATTTTTAATATATCTCCTAATCAAATTTATAGTTGGGAAGATGCGGCTGAAAAACCGCTTACAATTGCAGCTCACTTTGAGGGAGATAAATTCACAGAGGATGAACTGGAAGAGATTAAGCAATTCGCTGAATTCGTTAAAAACAGACGTAAATAA
- a CDS encoding ImmA/IrrE family metallo-endopeptidase — protein MTYDEELEQEVYDCGVEIIERYYFKSPRIKGLYSDNVIALSKSILSLKEKSCILAEELGHYHLTYGDITNQADIMNRKQEYKARLLAYNKRIGLIGIVKAYENGCTSLYEMAEYLNVTEDFLCEALICYKHKYGEYIEIDHYVIFFEPFLTLFKMI, from the coding sequence TTGACATACGATGAGGAATTAGAACAAGAGGTATATGATTGCGGCGTTGAAATTATTGAAAGATACTATTTTAAAAGCCCTCGTATTAAAGGTTTATATAGTGATAACGTTATTGCTTTAAGTAAATCAATCTTGTCATTGAAAGAGAAATCCTGTATACTGGCGGAGGAGCTGGGACATTATCACCTAACCTATGGTGATATAACAAATCAAGCAGATATCATGAACCGTAAACAGGAATATAAGGCCCGCTTACTGGCTTATAATAAAAGAATTGGGTTAATCGGTATAGTGAAAGCTTATGAAAATGGTTGTACAAGCTTATACGAAATGGCGGAATATCTGAATGTAACAGAAGACTTCCTATGTGAAGCTTTAATATGTTATAAGCATAAATATGGGGAGTATATAGAGATCGATCATTATGTAATTTTCTTTGAGCCATTTCTGACTTTGTTTAAAATGATATGA
- the sigH gene encoding RNA polymerase sporulation sigma factor SigH — MPDIKLDRKSDDEIIALIRGGDSYAMDYMLTKYKNLVKNKAKALFLIGGDKEDLIQEGMIGLYKAIRDYGTEKDSSFYSFADLCISRQMYSAIKASNRKKNIPLNTYVSLYTPAYSENADFEEKETLADVVIQNKISNPEELVIDKESTSMLEYELVRHLSQFEKTVLDLYLHDYSYLQIADKLKKEPKSIDNALQRIRLKLNTVLKELY, encoded by the coding sequence ATGCCTGATATAAAATTGGATCGAAAGAGTGATGATGAAATCATAGCTTTGATCCGCGGAGGGGATTCCTATGCAATGGATTATATGCTTACCAAATATAAAAACCTTGTTAAAAATAAAGCCAAGGCTCTATTTTTAATTGGAGGGGATAAGGAAGATTTAATCCAGGAAGGCATGATTGGCTTATACAAAGCAATAAGGGACTACGGTACAGAAAAGGACAGTAGTTTTTACAGCTTTGCTGACCTTTGCATCTCCAGACAGATGTACTCAGCCATAAAAGCATCCAATCGAAAGAAGAATATTCCATTAAATACATATGTGTCTCTCTATACACCGGCATACAGTGAAAATGCTGATTTTGAGGAAAAAGAGACTTTAGCTGATGTCGTAATTCAGAATAAAATTTCAAATCCTGAAGAATTAGTTATTGACAAAGAGAGTACAAGTATGTTAGAATATGAACTCGTAAGGCATTTAAGTCAGTTTGAAAAAACAGTTTTGGATTTATATCTGCATGATTATTCTTATCTTCAAATAGCAGACAAATTAAAGAAAGAACCAAAGTCAATCGATAATGCATTGCAACGAATTCGTTTGAAATTGAATACAGTTTTAAAGGAATTATATTAA
- a CDS encoding CD3324 family protein: MTYKKGADVLPDQLLKEVQQYAEGCLVYIPKKGDKVGWGHISGSRDWIDRRNEEIACLFMQGEPVKNLSEEYHLSEDTIRKIIYKKNQI, translated from the coding sequence TTGACGTACAAAAAAGGAGCAGATGTATTGCCGGACCAACTATTAAAGGAAGTTCAGCAATATGCTGAAGGATGCCTTGTATACATTCCGAAAAAGGGTGACAAGGTAGGATGGGGACACATAAGTGGTTCCCGGGATTGGATTGACAGAAGAAATGAAGAGATTGCCTGCTTATTTATGCAGGGAGAACCGGTTAAGAATTTATCGGAGGAATATCATTTAAGTGAGGATACCATTAGAAAAATTATATATAAGAAAAATCAGATATAA
- a CDS encoding EcsC family protein → MKKILEEQLKEIETKESNLLLAKDNSYFNTTINPLLDKVRDKIPTTLKGTLDKAFFKAFELIYDKGIDVIEKTYNKDRILVDYDINNLAVKRKTTKKHLKDLDKPAALSSRFNSTFSAVEGSVLGVLGIGLPDIPLFLALIIKSMNEVALSYGFSYEKEEEKAFICILLQAALTSGAKKVELNSKLDEIAAQIDSGIHPSLDVKEEMKNASSCFSEALLTAKFIQGMPLIGVVGGLVNHSYIRKITAYARVKYKKRYLLKKINE, encoded by the coding sequence ATGAAAAAAATCTTGGAAGAACAACTAAAGGAAATAGAAACGAAAGAAAGTAATCTCCTTCTGGCAAAAGATAATTCTTATTTTAATACAACTATCAATCCTTTGCTGGATAAAGTAAGAGATAAAATTCCCACAACTTTAAAAGGTACTCTGGATAAAGCTTTTTTTAAAGCATTTGAGTTGATCTATGACAAAGGCATCGATGTCATTGAGAAGACCTACAACAAAGACAGGATTTTAGTAGACTACGATATCAATAACTTGGCTGTAAAAAGAAAAACTACTAAAAAGCATTTAAAAGATCTGGATAAACCTGCTGCCCTGTCCAGCCGGTTCAATTCAACTTTTTCAGCAGTTGAGGGCAGTGTATTAGGTGTTCTTGGTATCGGTCTTCCGGATATTCCTCTCTTTCTGGCTTTAATTATAAAGTCTATGAATGAAGTTGCTTTAAGTTACGGCTTCTCTTATGAGAAGGAGGAAGAGAAAGCGTTTATCTGTATACTGCTGCAGGCTGCCCTTACATCAGGCGCAAAGAAAGTAGAGCTTAATAGTAAATTAGATGAAATAGCAGCTCAGATTGATTCTGGTATTCATCCTTCTCTGGATGTGAAGGAAGAAATGAAAAACGCCTCCTCCTGCTTTTCTGAGGCTCTTCTTACCGCCAAATTCATTCAAGGCATGCCGCTTATCGGTGTTGTCGGAGGGCTTGTAAATCACAGTTATATTCGGAAAATTACAGCCTATGCAAGAGTGAAATATAAAAAGCGCTATTTACTAAAGAAAATAAATGAATAA
- the rlmB gene encoding 23S rRNA (guanosine(2251)-2'-O)-methyltransferase RlmB — translation MRYEELTIEGRNAVLEAFRSGKTIDRLFVLDGCQDGPIKSILREAKKGDTIINFVKKERLDQLSETGKHQGVMAYAAAYEYAEVEDILKAAEEKGEPPFIILLDGIEDPHNLGAILRTANQAGAHGIIIPKRRAVGLTATVAKTSAGAINYTPVAKVTNLVATIEELKEKGLWFVCADMEGEIMYKQNLKGPIGLVIGSEGEGVGRLIKEKCDYMAKIPMFGNIDSLNASVAMGILSYEIVRQRLG, via the coding sequence ATGAGATACGAAGAACTTACTATAGAGGGCCGTAATGCGGTATTGGAAGCATTCCGTTCAGGAAAGACGATAGACAGGCTTTTTGTTCTGGACGGTTGTCAGGATGGACCTATAAAATCAATCTTAAGAGAAGCAAAGAAGGGTGATACTATCATCAACTTTGTAAAGAAAGAAAGACTTGACCAGCTTTCAGAAACCGGAAAACACCAGGGAGTCATGGCATATGCGGCTGCTTATGAATATGCAGAGGTAGAAGATATCTTAAAAGCGGCAGAAGAAAAAGGAGAACCTCCTTTTATTATTCTGCTGGATGGGATTGAAGACCCCCATAATCTGGGAGCAATTCTTCGTACTGCCAATCAGGCCGGTGCTCATGGAATCATCATTCCTAAGCGAAGAGCAGTAGGTCTGACGGCTACCGTGGCTAAAACCTCTGCCGGTGCCATTAATTATACCCCGGTGGCAAAGGTTACTAATCTGGTGGCTACCATTGAGGAATTAAAAGAAAAGGGACTTTGGTTTGTGTGTGCTGATATGGAAGGTGAAATCATGTACAAACAAAACTTGAAAGGTCCGATCGGACTGGTAATTGGCAGTGAGGGAGAAGGCGTCGGAAGGCTGATTAAGGAAAAATGTGATTATATGGCTAAGATACCGATGTTTGGAAATATCGATTCCCTGAATGCATCCGTTGCTATGGGAATACTTTCCTACGAGATTGTAAGACAAAGATTAGGATAA
- the cysS gene encoding cysteine--tRNA ligase has translation MKIYNTLTKKKEEFIPLEEGKVKMYVCGPTVYNYIHIGNARPIIVFDTVRRYLEYKGYDVNFVSNFTDVDDKIIKKAIEEGVSASDISERYIGEYKKDVEGLNVEPATFNPKATEEIEGMIEMISTLIQKGHAYEKNGTVYFRTRSFTEYGKLSKKNIDDLEAGIRIAVSEEKEDPMDFVLWKPKKDGEPFWESPWSEGRPGWHIECSVMSKKYLGEAIDIHAGGEDLIFPHHENEIAQSEACNGKEFAKYWMHNGFLNIDNKKMSKSTGNFFTVREISESYDLSVLRFFMLSAHYRSPINFSRDLMEASKNALDRIQTAAGHLTSLLEAKSQASGQAILSAEAECEMVSGLEVDKKHSISKDEEEILKEAAKFQEKFEAAMDDDFNTADAISAIFELVKLSNTNGTAESSPALLQELLKLMTSLCEVLGIKAIKKDELLDEEIEGLIKERQEARKQKDFKKSDEIRDLLLEKGIVLEDTREGVRWKRA, from the coding sequence ATGAAGATTTATAATACCCTTACAAAGAAAAAAGAAGAATTTATTCCTTTGGAAGAGGGCAAGGTAAAGATGTATGTCTGCGGACCTACAGTATATAATTACATTCATATTGGTAATGCAAGGCCAATCATTGTGTTTGATACGGTAAGGCGTTATTTGGAATATAAGGGTTATGACGTAAATTTTGTTTCCAACTTTACGGACGTAGATGATAAGATTATCAAGAAAGCTATTGAAGAAGGAGTAAGCGCATCAGATATATCTGAGCGCTATATAGGTGAGTATAAAAAAGACGTGGAAGGGTTAAATGTAGAACCCGCTACTTTTAATCCGAAGGCTACGGAAGAAATAGAGGGAATGATTGAGATGATTTCCACTCTGATTCAGAAAGGCCATGCCTATGAGAAGAATGGTACGGTTTATTTCCGTACCAGAAGTTTTACTGAGTACGGAAAGCTCTCCAAGAAAAACATTGATGATCTGGAGGCAGGAATCCGTATTGCCGTGAGTGAAGAAAAAGAAGACCCCATGGATTTCGTATTATGGAAACCTAAGAAAGACGGCGAGCCTTTCTGGGAATCACCCTGGAGTGAAGGAAGACCCGGCTGGCATATTGAATGCTCTGTCATGAGCAAGAAATACTTAGGCGAAGCAATTGATATACATGCCGGCGGAGAAGACCTGATCTTCCCTCACCATGAGAATGAAATCGCACAGAGCGAAGCCTGCAACGGAAAAGAATTCGCAAAATATTGGATGCATAACGGCTTCTTAAACATTGATAATAAGAAGATGTCTAAATCCACCGGGAATTTCTTTACCGTAAGAGAAATCAGTGAGAGCTATGACCTTTCCGTATTGCGCTTCTTCATGCTGAGCGCCCATTACAGAAGCCCTATTAATTTCAGCAGAGATTTGATGGAAGCCTCTAAGAATGCCTTGGATAGAATTCAGACGGCAGCCGGACACCTGACCAGTCTTCTAGAAGCGAAAAGCCAGGCTAGCGGTCAGGCAATCCTGTCTGCTGAAGCTGAATGTGAGATGGTAAGCGGTCTTGAGGTGGATAAGAAGCATTCTATCTCCAAGGACGAAGAAGAAATATTAAAAGAGGCAGCTAAGTTCCAGGAGAAATTTGAAGCTGCCATGGATGATGATTTTAATACGGCGGATGCTATTTCTGCAATTTTTGAATTAGTAAAGCTCTCAAATACAAATGGAACAGCCGAATCTTCTCCTGCTTTATTACAGGAATTATTAAAACTTATGACATCCCTTTGTGAGGTTCTCGGCATTAAAGCAATTAAGAAAGATGAACTGTTAGACGAAGAGATTGAAGGGCTTATCAAAGAGCGTCAGGAAGCGAGAAAGCAAAAAGACTTTAAGAAATCTGATGAAATCAGAGATTTATTACTTGAGAAGGGCATTGTATTAGAGGATACAAGAGAAGGTGTTCGATGGAAAAGGGCTTAG
- the cysE gene encoding serine O-acetyltransferase, with the protein MGIIKYIKGEIEIIRERDPAIKSAWEIFLYPSFKAILRYRVAHKLYLKKHYFLARWLSQRTVRKTGIEIHPGATIGKGLFIDHGHGVVIGETAIVGDNVTLYQGVTLGGTGKESGKRHPTVGNNVMISAGAKILGSFTVGENSKIGAGSVVLSEVPPNSTVVGVPGHVVKRDNMKIPREDMDQVHFPDPVFTELLSLRAENNRLTEEIKKLQYEFKLKEALSNRPSEEISFDNSML; encoded by the coding sequence ATGGGAATCATAAAATATATAAAAGGGGAAATTGAAATCATAAGAGAGCGGGATCCGGCTATTAAATCTGCTTGGGAAATATTTTTATACCCAAGCTTTAAGGCAATCCTTAGATACCGGGTGGCACACAAACTCTATCTGAAAAAACATTATTTTCTTGCCAGGTGGCTCTCACAAAGGACAGTCAGAAAGACCGGGATTGAGATTCATCCGGGAGCAACTATCGGTAAGGGCCTGTTTATCGATCATGGTCACGGAGTTGTAATCGGTGAAACAGCAATTGTAGGTGATAATGTAACACTCTATCAGGGGGTAACTCTTGGAGGAACCGGTAAAGAAAGCGGTAAAAGGCATCCGACAGTCGGCAATAATGTGATGATCAGTGCCGGTGCTAAGATTCTTGGTTCCTTTACAGTAGGGGAAAATTCTAAGATTGGAGCCGGTTCGGTGGTACTATCGGAGGTTCCGCCTAATTCTACAGTGGTTGGAGTTCCAGGCCATGTGGTAAAGCGGGATAATATGAAAATACCCAGAGAGGACATGGACCAGGTACATTTTCCTGATCCTGTATTTACAGAACTTTTAAGCCTGAGAGCTGAAAATAACCGTTTGACAGAGGAAATTAAAAAGCTTCAATACGAGTTTAAGCTGAAAGAAGCATTAAGTAACAGGCCGTCTGAAGAAATTTCTTTCGACAACAGCATGCTTTAA
- a CDS encoding GNAT family N-acetyltransferase, producing the protein MEYVIYTSLEEAKENGKENVREDVYQLWQDCFGDTEAYTDFYFQWVVPYNRIFTLYKEDKLCSMLHLNPYTLVLKGREVKADYIVGVATRQDERKKGYMGLLLDRAFQCMYEEEKPLSYLMPAADAIYYPYDFRKVYLIRKWVAEMKETAQALNSWDTGSKILELTASDSNNRKLLAEFTERILKENYDIYAIRSRKYYEKLLEEMRSTGGGISLVFKGDTIIGYAAYMLDDGFNLEECIYEPAYKKEVLTELYRKFSSYLKEKNTGFEPSIMVRIINLKAFLNCLNANKDIHLVIEAVDERIADNNGVFCIVVEKDKTWVTKTTTELPMIKGDIAALAMLFFGKLKKEEIIELILSEDKENILAVLTELRLGEQIFINEIV; encoded by the coding sequence ATGGAATATGTGATATATACTTCTCTGGAGGAAGCTAAGGAAAATGGAAAAGAAAATGTCAGAGAGGATGTGTACCAGCTCTGGCAGGATTGTTTTGGAGATACGGAGGCTTATACGGATTTTTACTTTCAGTGGGTAGTTCCCTACAACCGTATTTTTACATTATACAAGGAAGATAAACTGTGTTCCATGCTGCATCTTAACCCTTATACTCTGGTTCTTAAGGGAAGAGAAGTTAAGGCGGATTATATTGTAGGCGTTGCTACCAGACAGGATGAGAGAAAAAAAGGGTACATGGGGTTATTGTTAGACAGAGCTTTTCAGTGTATGTACGAAGAAGAGAAGCCTCTTTCGTATCTTATGCCGGCTGCGGATGCTATCTATTATCCATACGATTTTCGTAAAGTATACCTTATCAGGAAATGGGTAGCAGAGATGAAAGAAACTGCCCAGGCACTAAATTCATGGGATACCGGCAGTAAGATATTAGAACTTACTGCTTCAGACAGTAATAACCGTAAGCTGCTGGCGGAATTTACAGAACGTATACTAAAAGAAAATTATGATATCTATGCGATAAGAAGCCGTAAGTATTATGAGAAGCTTCTAGAAGAGATGCGAAGTACAGGCGGAGGCATTTCTCTGGTATTTAAGGGAGATACTATAATAGGGTATGCAGCATACATGTTAGATGATGGCTTTAATTTGGAAGAATGCATTTATGAGCCTGCTTACAAAAAGGAAGTGCTCACAGAGCTGTACCGAAAATTCTCATCTTATCTGAAAGAAAAGAATACTGGCTTTGAACCTTCTATTATGGTAAGAATTATTAATCTGAAAGCCTTTTTAAATTGCTTAAATGCCAATAAGGATATCCATTTGGTAATAGAAGCTGTGGATGAGAGAATTGCAGACAATAACGGTGTATTCTGTATTGTGGTTGAGAAAGATAAGACTTGGGTTACAAAGACAACAACTGAGCTTCCTATGATTAAGGGGGATATTGCTGCACTTGCTATGTTGTTTTTCGGAAAGCTGAAGAAAGAAGAAATAATAGAATTGATTCTTTCAGAGGATAAAGAAAATATATTGGCTGTACTTACAGAGCTTCGGCTTGGCGAGCAGATATTTATCAATGAGATTGTATGA
- the ispF gene encoding 2-C-methyl-D-erythritol 2,4-cyclodiphosphate synthase, translating into MRIGSGYDVHKLVEGRELIIGGVTIPYEKGLLGHSDADVLTHAIMDSLLGAAALGDIGQHFPDTDEKYKGASSLVLLERVKQLLEENFYLVENIDATIIAQKPKMAPFIPTMRENIARVLGIELNQINIKATTEEGLGFTGEGLGISANSVCLLTSAADYRYDDRSYSYPEKAGGCSGCSGCSIKNNG; encoded by the coding sequence ATGAGAATAGGTTCAGGATATGACGTGCATAAGCTGGTAGAAGGCCGGGAATTAATTATCGGAGGAGTTACAATTCCTTATGAGAAAGGGTTGCTTGGGCATTCTGACGCAGATGTGTTAACCCATGCCATCATGGACAGTCTGCTCGGTGCGGCAGCTCTGGGAGACATTGGGCAACATTTCCCGGATACGGATGAGAAATACAAGGGAGCCTCCAGCCTGGTCTTGCTGGAAAGAGTAAAGCAACTTTTAGAAGAGAATTTTTATCTGGTTGAGAATATCGATGCTACTATAATAGCCCAGAAGCCCAAAATGGCGCCTTTTATACCGACTATGAGAGAGAATATCGCACGAGTGCTAGGAATAGAATTGAATCAGATTAATATAAAGGCAACCACGGAAGAAGGGCTTGGATTTACAGGAGAAGGACTTGGAATATCTGCTAATTCCGTTTGCCTTTTAACAAGTGCTGCCGATTACCGATATGATGACCGCAGCTATTCTTATCCGGAAAAGGCAGGCGGCTGCTCCGGCTGCAGCGGCTGTTCTATCAAAAATAACGGATAA